A section of the Anabaena cylindrica PCC 7122 genome encodes:
- a CDS encoding class I SAM-dependent methyltransferase: protein MDSHPALCAAIAKRIKTSPQRRITFAEYMDMALYHPEHGYYASDAVNIGFRDGDFFTSSSLGSDFGELLAVQFCQMWEILGQPMPFHLVEMGAGKGVLASHILNYIQLNYPDLFAALKYIIVEKSPSLRQEQQQRLQEFSVQWFNLEEIAANSITGCFFSNELVDAFPVHQFTIEAGELQEIYVTVEDDGENTPVFPRFMEVLGELSTPQLAAYFDLVGIELNPNIYADGYRSEINLAALDWLSIVADCLQRGYVLTIDYGYPANRYYNPRRSQGTLQCYYHHRHHDNPYVNVGRQDITAHVDFTALESWGNRCGLNQVGWTQQGLFLMALGLGERIAALSYQQQPISQMLNRREALHQLIEPTGMGNFGVLVQSKGLTETLPLLQGLTIPE from the coding sequence ATGGATTCTCATCCCGCATTGTGTGCAGCTATAGCTAAACGCATTAAAACTAGTCCTCAACGGCGCATTACTTTTGCAGAATATATGGATATGGCACTGTATCACCCAGAACATGGCTACTATGCCAGTGATGCAGTCAATATTGGGTTTAGGGACGGTGATTTTTTCACGTCTTCTAGTTTAGGAAGTGATTTTGGCGAATTACTGGCTGTGCAGTTTTGCCAAATGTGGGAGATTTTAGGGCAACCGATGCCTTTTCATTTGGTAGAAATGGGCGCAGGTAAAGGTGTTTTAGCATCCCATATTCTGAATTACATACAATTAAACTATCCAGATTTGTTTGCGGCGCTGAAATACATCATTGTGGAAAAGTCGCCAAGTTTAAGGCAAGAACAGCAGCAAAGGTTACAGGAGTTCTCTGTGCAATGGTTCAATTTGGAAGAAATAGCTGCTAACTCCATTACAGGCTGCTTTTTTTCTAATGAATTAGTTGATGCTTTTCCCGTGCATCAGTTCACTATAGAAGCGGGGGAATTGCAGGAAATTTATGTGACTGTTGAGGATGATGGAGAGAATACGCCTGTTTTTCCTAGATTTATGGAAGTATTAGGGGAATTATCTACACCACAGTTAGCAGCATATTTTGATTTGGTGGGGATTGAGTTAAATCCCAATATTTATGCAGATGGCTATCGGAGTGAAATTAATTTAGCTGCTCTTGATTGGTTGAGTATAGTGGCAGACTGCTTGCAGCGAGGGTATGTGCTAACTATTGATTATGGCTATCCTGCCAACCGTTACTATAACCCCAGGCGATCGCAAGGAACTCTACAGTGCTACTACCATCATCGTCATCATGATAACCCTTACGTCAATGTTGGGCGACAAGATATCACCGCTCATGTTGATTTTACAGCTTTGGAATCTTGGGGCAACAGGTGCGGTTTAAATCAAGTTGGTTGGACACAGCAAGGTTTATTTTTGATGGCATTAGGTTTAGGTGAAAGAATTGCAGCCCTTTCCTATCAACAGCAACCAATATCACAAATGCTTAACCGCCGGGAAGCATTACACCAACTTATTGAGCCGACAGGAATGGGCAACTTTGGGGTTCTAGTACAAAGCAAGGGGCTAACAGAAACTTTACCTTTACTTCAAGGATTAACCATACCAGAGTAG
- a CDS encoding dicarboxylate/amino acid:cation symporter gives MGQMVQKKHLFAWKRIPLALQIALAIILAILVGNLLSTQAVTNTALISNLAIPCNLILKALRALATPLIMLAVLHAFLTADIPGRSGRRLTVLLLTNTTVAIFIGLLVANLLKPGSWGRISPPSGTEATGKTLDPWGLVQDIIPDSILKPLVDNNVIQLIFISLAFGIVLRALKAQQIEEGKTYYQAIEGVITILFEAVIRILHWIIALVPLAVFGIVAKTVALQGFAPFKSLGAFIIAVLLALSLQACYYLLRVKFGSWVTPKNFLAGGSEALLTAFSTASSTATTPITFEALLHKIGLRESSASLGALVGSNFNNDGTALYEAMSALFIAQVLGLHLSLPQQLIVVVTAIFASVGAAGIPEAGLVTMTLVFTSVGLPTEYIALLVTVDWFLDRCRTAINVMGDMTVSCLLDGKKRLIMNIDS, from the coding sequence ATGGGTCAAATGGTACAGAAAAAACACCTTTTTGCGTGGAAGCGCATTCCATTAGCATTGCAGATTGCTCTTGCAATTATCTTGGCAATACTTGTAGGAAATTTACTAAGTACTCAAGCAGTAACTAATACTGCCCTCATCAGTAACTTAGCAATTCCCTGTAACTTAATACTCAAGGCACTGCGGGCTTTAGCAACACCACTAATTATGTTAGCCGTACTCCATGCCTTTCTCACTGCTGATATCCCAGGTAGATCCGGCCGTCGTCTGACAGTGCTGTTATTAACAAATACAACTGTAGCAATTTTCATAGGTCTTCTAGTCGCTAACCTTCTCAAACCAGGTTCATGGGGTCGCATTTCTCCTCCATCTGGTACAGAAGCAACTGGTAAAACCCTTGATCCTTGGGGATTAGTTCAGGACATCATCCCAGATTCTATTCTCAAACCACTGGTTGATAACAATGTCATTCAACTAATTTTTATTTCTTTAGCTTTTGGTATAGTTCTGCGTGCCTTGAAAGCACAGCAAATAGAGGAAGGCAAAACATATTACCAGGCAATAGAGGGAGTAATTACAATATTATTTGAGGCTGTGATCCGCATTCTGCACTGGATTATTGCTTTAGTGCCATTAGCGGTCTTTGGTATCGTTGCCAAAACCGTTGCTCTCCAAGGATTTGCACCGTTTAAATCTCTGGGTGCATTCATTATTGCCGTGCTATTGGCTTTGAGTTTGCAAGCCTGTTATTACTTGCTGCGGGTGAAATTTGGTTCTTGGGTAACTCCTAAAAATTTCTTAGCTGGGGGTTCAGAAGCTTTGTTAACAGCCTTTTCCACTGCTTCCTCAACAGCAACCACACCAATCACTTTTGAGGCGTTGTTACACAAAATTGGTTTACGGGAATCTTCAGCTTCTCTAGGGGCGCTAGTTGGCAGTAACTTTAATAATGATGGAACTGCCCTCTATGAAGCAATGTCAGCATTATTTATTGCTCAAGTATTGGGTTTACATCTTTCTCTACCACAACAGTTGATAGTTGTCGTCACAGCTATTTTTGCTTCCGTTGGTGCAGCGGGTATACCAGAAGCTGGTTTAGTGACAATGACTCTTGTCTTTACTTCTGTCGGTCTGCCTACTGAATATATAGCTTTGCTGGTGACAGTTGATTGGTTTTTAGATCGCTGTCGCACTGCTATAAATGTCATGGGTGATATGACTGTTAGCTGTCTACTTGATGGTAAGAAGCGTCTAATTATGAATATCGACTCTTAA
- a CDS encoding SIR2 family NAD-dependent protein deacylase — MPKIVVFSGAGLSAESGIPTFRGTGGLWEGYKIEDVATPLGWMQNQKMVLDFYAQRFAQMQECQPNAAHFAIAELANNFDVVCITQNIDTLLEKAGVKDVWHIHGRIDYQKCEWHFDIPPMYAEWQCDYKWEITQPVQLGDLCPKCGKHLRPDVVWFGEAVDMRVDNLYKIQNQVDVFIVVGTSAQVYPAANLLKFFQDVPVKYFIDPHPHNEVLAGFTVLEGKATKYLPALVESLKEEFD, encoded by the coding sequence ATGCCTAAAATAGTTGTTTTTAGTGGTGCGGGACTTTCTGCTGAAAGTGGTATTCCTACTTTTAGGGGTACTGGGGGATTATGGGAAGGATATAAAATAGAAGATGTAGCAACACCTTTAGGTTGGATGCAAAATCAAAAAATGGTGCTAGATTTTTACGCCCAAAGATTTGCACAAATGCAAGAATGTCAACCTAATGCGGCACATTTTGCGATCGCAGAACTAGCAAATAATTTTGATGTGGTTTGCATCACCCAAAATATTGATACTCTATTGGAAAAAGCTGGTGTAAAAGATGTTTGGCATATTCACGGTAGAATAGATTACCAAAAATGTGAGTGGCATTTTGATATCCCCCCGATGTATGCAGAATGGCAATGTGATTATAAATGGGAAATTACTCAACCAGTACAATTAGGTGATTTATGTCCTAAATGTGGTAAACATTTACGCCCAGACGTGGTTTGGTTTGGGGAAGCGGTGGATATGCGAGTTGATAATTTGTATAAAATTCAAAATCAGGTAGACGTGTTTATTGTGGTGGGGACTTCTGCACAGGTTTATCCGGCTGCGAATTTATTGAAGTTTTTTCAGGATGTGCCTGTAAAGTATTTTATTGATCCTCATCCTCATAATGAAGTCTTAGCTGGGTTTACTGTGCTTGAGGGTAAAGCCACAAAATATTTACCAGCCTTAGTGGAGTCTTTAAAGGAAGAATTCGATTAA